In Mycoplasmopsis cynos, the following are encoded in one genomic region:
- a CDS encoding NAD(P)H-dependent glycerol-3-phosphate dehydrogenase — protein sequence MQKKYKFGFIGTGAFGSALANVLTTNNHKVIMYGINEQEVRNINNGNNRKYFENSEFTNPELISATMNFEYLVDNSEILMLALPSIAINDTLATLKKIRPERKYNIINLAKSFEKNTKMFYSTYIKEYMKDNLENIATFIGPSFANELFNKKATIINVFGNNPRFITSIQKYFNNEYFRLRVADDALAAELFASLKNVLAIGVGILSYFDDARNTNAAFLTIGIKEILKIYKALAKTKSYKSVADFATFGDLILTCSSTKSRNFCYGLSIAQYGIIDTEKNFEGTIEGKFTAKILEEILKVLKIKTTIFWLIINILNNKIQPNKILSFLAKSDEIV from the coding sequence ATGCAAAAAAAATATAAATTTGGTTTTATTGGAACAGGTGCTTTCGGTTCTGCGTTAGCTAATGTTTTAACAACTAATAATCATAAAGTTATAATGTACGGAATTAATGAACAAGAAGTAAGAAATATAAATAATGGTAATAATAGAAAATATTTTGAAAATTCTGAGTTTACAAATCCTGAATTAATCTCTGCTACAATGAATTTTGAATATTTAGTTGATAATTCTGAAATTCTAATGTTAGCCTTACCGTCAATCGCAATTAACGATACCTTAGCAACACTAAAAAAAATACGTCCAGAAAGAAAATATAACATTATAAATTTAGCAAAAAGTTTTGAAAAAAATACTAAGATGTTTTATTCAACCTATATTAAAGAATATATGAAAGATAATTTAGAAAATATCGCCACTTTTATTGGACCATCCTTTGCAAATGAATTATTCAATAAAAAAGCAACAATAATAAATGTTTTTGGAAATAATCCAAGATTCATTACTAGTATTCAAAAATATTTTAATAATGAATATTTTAGATTGCGCGTCGCGGATGATGCACTAGCTGCCGAATTATTTGCTTCGTTAAAAAATGTCTTAGCAATTGGGGTTGGAATACTGAGTTATTTTGATGATGCCAGAAATACAAATGCAGCATTTTTGACAATCGGTATCAAGGAAATTCTAAAAATTTATAAAGCGTTAGCAAAAACTAAATCATATAAATCAGTTGCTGATTTTGCAACATTTGGAGACTTAATTTTAACTTGTTCATCAACAAAGAGTAGAAATTTTTGTTATGGACTATCTATTGCTCAATACGGAATTATAGATACAGAAAAAAACTTCGAAGGTACTATAGAAGGTAAATTTACTGCAAAAATTTTAGAAGAGATATTAAAAGTTTTAAAAATTAAAACAACTATTTTTTGATTAATTATTAACATTTTAAATAACAAAATACAACCTAATAAAATTCTCTCATTTTTAGCAAAAAGTGATGAAATAGTGTAA
- the cypl gene encoding ABC transporter thiamine pyrophosphate-binding lipoprotein p37/Cypl: MKFKKLLFSSALLAPLIVASCSFSEGSESKIVNIKLGNSLKDKNKQQEFEADVNKLLKQRGSKFSVKFSFDGDTDAYQTNKDDILKGSQDLVFVSAGQVYANKKDIELSKIDLGIQTKTKAFKGSLNHNMDKYINGREEDPLRVLANEQEKLFKKFPRSEWNDKNEFSNGVYKAFYNDELTPYQRGLIVIVANENDTNGIIKAWNEKNLNEFINYGLGIGKKDSGSKYLLPEALLKKQFADKFTSLLELSTNKNYQDKIKETKWSKMNDESFKDIKIFFDNEGVYAYSRFKPGKFDPYTINSSKRSGQKITFLTVTDVLPYNIGLYNSAKITKEEIKKLAEVFESLAKNGKDPWGPLNGFNGYGYIEDPKNEFWDVVKQSLNK; the protein is encoded by the coding sequence ATGAAATTTAAAAAATTATTGTTTAGTAGTGCGCTTTTAGCGCCTTTAATCGTTGCTTCATGTAGCTTTAGTGAAGGCTCTGAATCTAAGATTGTTAATATCAAATTAGGGAATTCTTTAAAAGATAAGAACAAACAACAAGAATTCGAAGCAGATGTTAATAAATTATTGAAGCAAAGAGGTTCAAAATTTAGTGTTAAGTTTAGTTTTGATGGAGATACAGATGCATATCAAACTAATAAGGATGATATTTTAAAAGGTAGTCAAGACCTTGTTTTTGTATCAGCTGGACAAGTTTATGCAAATAAGAAGGATATTGAACTAAGCAAAATTGATTTAGGCATCCAAACTAAAACGAAGGCTTTCAAAGGGTCATTAAATCATAATATGGATAAATATATTAATGGAAGAGAAGAGGATCCATTAAGAGTTTTAGCAAATGAACAAGAAAAGTTATTTAAAAAATTTCCTAGATCAGAATGAAATGATAAAAACGAATTTTCAAATGGAGTTTATAAGGCATTTTATAATGATGAATTAACCCCATACCAAAGAGGTCTGATTGTTATTGTTGCTAATGAAAATGATACAAATGGTATTATTAAAGCATGAAATGAAAAAAATCTTAATGAATTCATAAATTATGGTCTTGGAATTGGGAAAAAAGATTCAGGAAGTAAATATTTACTTCCAGAGGCATTGCTTAAAAAGCAATTTGCTGATAAATTTACTTCATTATTAGAATTATCAACAAATAAGAACTATCAAGATAAGATTAAAGAAACTAAATGATCAAAAATGAATGATGAAAGTTTTAAAGATATTAAAATTTTCTTCGATAATGAAGGTGTATATGCTTATAGTAGGTTTAAACCAGGAAAATTTGATCCATATACAATTAATTCATCAAAGAGAAGCGGTCAAAAGATTACATTTTTAACTGTTACAGATGTTTTACCTTATAATATAGGTTTATATAATTCAGCTAAAATTACAAAGGAAGAAATAAAAAAATTAGCTGAGGTGTTTGAGTCATTAGCTAAAAATGGTAAAGATCCATGAGGTCCATTAAATGGATTTAATGGTTATGGATATATTGAAGATCCTAAAAATGAATTTTGAGATGTTGTTAAACAAAGTTTAAATAAATAA
- the tig gene encoding trigger factor: MFKHKYDEKNSVVSVTTIYEYEEFDKKFNKLLSQACSKIKVPGYRPGKAPKEQLLARISQFEIQNQVLDEFLNSKKSDIFKYLQDQGIKFVPYIDGVDIKDSKDKDNKDLELEVTFATFPLLENVKYDDVDVEFSIKQISKSDLENEKQAIFSKFNTPEKVEDKNAKSKLNDIVNIDFKGYINDQPFDGGEAEGYNLKLGSNTFIPGFEEQLLDKKVGYKGEVKVKFPENYFVKEYANKDVVFDVKINEILRNKYHKIDDEVVKKLNIENVNNVKEFDKYMNSLICMNNLTKAINNYLEKLAHEVFKKSNISIHKFFLTDEMKSMKSDFEKALNTNGLKKRDYLKLIKSSDEDLEKEFFNQALEKVGANLVLMNMKNNIEENDKDYEEKYIKTFEKHFPSEAQELSKFISYFLRIFEKIGKTKVVDEVNNYISKNFK; this comes from the coding sequence ATGTTCAAACACAAATATGATGAAAAAAATAGCGTTGTTAGTGTAACAACAATTTACGAATATGAAGAATTTGACAAAAAATTTAATAAACTTTTAAGTCAAGCTTGCTCAAAAATAAAAGTTCCTGGTTATAGACCTGGTAAAGCACCTAAAGAACAACTTTTAGCAAGAATTTCTCAATTTGAAATTCAAAATCAAGTACTTGATGAGTTTTTAAACTCCAAAAAATCAGATATTTTTAAATATTTACAAGATCAAGGAATTAAATTTGTACCTTATATTGATGGAGTAGATATTAAAGACTCTAAAGATAAGGATAATAAAGATCTTGAATTAGAAGTCACTTTCGCGACTTTTCCATTATTAGAAAATGTAAAATACGATGATGTTGATGTTGAATTTAGCATCAAACAAATATCTAAAAGCGATCTTGAAAATGAAAAACAAGCAATTTTTAGTAAATTTAATACTCCAGAAAAAGTTGAAGATAAAAATGCAAAATCTAAATTAAATGATATTGTAAATATTGATTTTAAAGGTTATATCAATGACCAGCCTTTCGATGGTGGTGAAGCTGAAGGTTATAATCTAAAATTAGGTTCAAATACATTTATACCAGGTTTTGAAGAACAACTTTTAGATAAAAAAGTAGGATACAAAGGAGAAGTAAAAGTTAAGTTCCCTGAAAATTATTTTGTTAAAGAATATGCTAACAAAGATGTTGTTTTTGATGTTAAAATTAATGAAATTTTAAGAAATAAATATCATAAAATTGATGATGAGGTTGTTAAAAAGCTAAATATTGAAAATGTTAATAATGTAAAAGAATTTGATAAATATATGAATAGTTTAATTTGTATGAATAACTTAACAAAAGCAATCAACAATTATCTTGAAAAATTAGCTCATGAAGTTTTTAAAAAATCTAACATTTCTATTCATAAATTCTTTTTAACAGACGAAATGAAATCAATGAAATCTGATTTTGAAAAGGCATTAAATACAAATGGATTGAAAAAGCGAGATTATTTAAAATTAATTAAATCTTCTGATGAAGACTTAGAAAAGGAATTTTTTAATCAAGCACTTGAAAAAGTTGGTGCAAATCTTGTCCTTATGAATATGAAAAATAATATTGAAGAAAACGATAAGGATTATGAAGAAAAATATATCAAAACTTTTGAAAAGCATTTTCCAAGCGAAGCACAAGAACTCTCAAAATTTATTTCTTATTTCCTTAGAATATTTGAAAAAATTGGTAAAACAAAAGTTGTTGATGAAGTGAACAATTATATTTCAAAAAATTTTAAATAA
- the asnA gene encoding aspartate--ammonia ligase, with protein MYESKLNIKQTQKAIQDLKKFFQKSLQKSLNLTRATAPLFVETKTGLNDGLNGEKPVTFNPKNDNFINLEIVHSLAKWKRNALKEYHYEVGEGIYTDMNAIRREEDLDNTHSYYVDQWDWEKIISKDQRNIDFLKETVNKIYNSIYQTKLMLIEQYPILKNNLVKNVFFISSQELEDLYPNLTLSERENKIAKEKGAVFIYQIGHKLKSGLIHSLRAFDYDDWNLNGDLIVYSNILNKALELSSMGIRVDEKSILKQTKLSYQEIYKLSPYHKALLDSKLPLTIGGGIGQSRLSMFLLEKIHIGEVQASYWPKEYRDELEKEGIKLL; from the coding sequence ATGTATGAAAGTAAATTAAATATTAAACAAACTCAAAAAGCAATTCAAGACCTAAAAAAATTCTTTCAGAAAAGCTTACAAAAATCGCTAAATTTAACAAGAGCTACAGCTCCACTATTTGTTGAAACTAAAACTGGCCTTAATGATGGATTAAACGGGGAAAAACCTGTTACCTTTAATCCGAAAAACGATAATTTTATCAACCTTGAAATTGTTCATTCATTAGCAAAATGAAAGAGAAATGCATTAAAAGAATATCATTATGAAGTGGGTGAAGGAATTTATACTGATATGAACGCAATTAGACGTGAAGAAGATTTGGATAATACTCATTCATATTATGTTGATCAATGAGACTGAGAAAAAATTATTTCAAAAGATCAAAGAAATATTGATTTTCTTAAAGAAACAGTAAATAAAATATACAATTCTATCTATCAAACTAAATTAATGCTTATAGAGCAATATCCAATACTAAAAAATAATTTAGTCAAAAATGTTTTTTTTATTTCATCTCAGGAATTAGAAGACTTATATCCAAATTTAACTCTTTCAGAACGTGAAAATAAAATAGCAAAAGAAAAAGGTGCAGTTTTCATATATCAAATTGGTCACAAATTAAAGTCAGGATTAATTCACTCGTTAAGGGCATTTGACTATGATGACTGGAATTTAAATGGTGATTTAATTGTTTATTCAAATATCTTAAATAAAGCATTAGAACTTTCATCAATGGGTATTAGAGTTGATGAAAAATCGATTCTAAAACAAACAAAATTAAGTTACCAAGAAATTTATAAACTTTCTCCATATCATAAAGCACTTTTGGATTCAAAACTTCCATTAACAATTGGTGGCGGTATTGGTCAAAGTAGACTAAGTATGTTTTTACTTGAAAAAATACATATTGGTGAAGTTCAAGCAAGTTATTGACCAAAAGAGTATCGTGATGAATTAGAAAAAGAAGGTATTAAACTTTTATAA
- a CDS encoding ATP-binding cassette domain-containing protein, whose product MKFIKAKIGYEKNIILEDVNLTLKIGELNGIIGKSGVGKSTILKSFFDLDLILEGSLISKDHKDVKMMSKKEKKLYKSSIFYLRPDNNFLEELDFFQNILLGFRKYKNIFYQLFKILTKSQKNYLFDLLKYFNVEELAFEKIANLSSGQKQRLSIVQMFFNEPKIILADEPTSNLDILNSKKVFDFFQKYKSKSLIFVAIHDLNNASEFDHIFTINKEQKSIIEIPNDEFNMDNLTKYYHE is encoded by the coding sequence ATGAAATTTATAAAAGCAAAAATTGGTTACGAAAAAAATATAATTTTGGAAGATGTCAATCTAACATTAAAAATTGGTGAATTAAATGGAATTATCGGAAAAAGTGGTGTAGGTAAATCTACTATTTTAAAGTCTTTTTTTGATTTAGATCTCATTTTAGAAGGTTCATTAATATCAAAAGATCATAAAGATGTTAAAATGATGTCAAAAAAAGAGAAAAAGTTATATAAATCATCAATTTTTTATCTTAGACCTGATAATAATTTTCTCGAAGAATTAGATTTTTTTCAAAATATATTATTAGGTTTTAGGAAATATAAAAACATTTTTTATCAATTATTCAAAATTCTTACTAAAAGTCAGAAAAATTATCTTTTTGATTTATTAAAATATTTTAATGTTGAAGAACTAGCTTTTGAGAAAATAGCTAATTTATCATCAGGACAAAAACAACGTTTAAGCATAGTACAAATGTTTTTTAATGAACCGAAAATAATCTTAGCTGATGAACCAACTAGTAATTTAGATATTTTAAATTCCAAAAAAGTTTTTGATTTTTTTCAAAAATACAAGAGTAAGTCATTAATTTTTGTCGCTATACATGATCTTAATAATGCTAGCGAGTTCGATCATATTTTTACCATTAATAAAGAACAGAAATCAATTATAGAAATACCAAATGATGAATTTAATATGGACAATTTAACAAAATATTATCATGAATAA
- a CDS encoding adenine phosphoribosyltransferase, translated as MNIEKYIRDVKDFPRPGIMFKDISPLLANGEALNYTINKIAEYAGDVDIIVGPDARGFLFGTPAAAILKKPFIMVRKPHKLPGEVISMSYDLEYGSNVLEIQKGFVKQGQTAAIVDDVLATGGTTNAIIKLLESQGVKVIKVIVLLELKDLNGRKLFNKDIQTISLIKV; from the coding sequence ATGAATATAGAAAAATATATTAGAGATGTTAAAGATTTTCCAAGACCCGGAATAATGTTTAAAGATATTTCGCCGCTTTTAGCAAATGGAGAAGCTTTAAATTATACAATTAATAAAATTGCAGAATATGCAGGAGATGTTGATATTATTGTTGGACCAGATGCCAGAGGTTTTTTATTTGGGACCCCAGCAGCAGCTATTTTAAAAAAACCATTTATTATGGTTAGAAAACCACATAAATTACCTGGTGAAGTAATCTCTATGTCATATGATTTGGAATATGGTTCGAATGTTTTAGAAATTCAAAAAGGTTTTGTCAAACAAGGACAAACAGCAGCCATTGTTGATGATGTTTTAGCGACCGGTGGAACTACTAACGCAATCATAAAATTATTAGAATCACAAGGAGTTAAGGTTATTAAAGTAATTGTGCTTTTAGAACTTAAAGATCTAAATGGCAGAAAACTATTTAATAAAGATATACAAACTATTTCATTAATAAAAGTTTAA
- the rpsT gene encoding 30S ribosomal protein S20, protein MANIKSKVKSIVKMEQARQKNAAMKSRVKTAIRKAREAVLAKSENANSLIAQAHKIIAKAVSKGVFHTNKGARKHSRLDMFVNKAK, encoded by the coding sequence ATGGCTAATATCAAATCAAAAGTGAAAAGCATTGTTAAAATGGAACAAGCACGTCAAAAAAATGCTGCTATGAAATCACGTGTTAAAACAGCAATTCGTAAAGCAAGAGAAGCTGTGCTAGCAAAAAGTGAAAATGCAAATAGTTTAATTGCACAAGCACACAAAATAATTGCAAAAGCAGTCTCAAAAGGCGTTTTCCATACAAACAAAGGTGCTAGAAAACACTCACGTTTAGATATGTTTGTAAATAAAGCAAAATAA